A region of Etheostoma cragini isolate CJK2018 chromosome 24, CSU_Ecrag_1.0, whole genome shotgun sequence DNA encodes the following proteins:
- the LOC117939339 gene encoding FERM and PDZ domain-containing protein 4-like isoform X1 — protein MYSTPQQHNMGIDQQESYGDDVLVYHKNKMSGWPPPGPGSWGGLQGPPYSWDSMTNTREGRDFLTNQVSQCSSLEEVHLDGVPPAPRLVEMRRDPVLGFGFVAGSEKPVVVRSVTPGGPSEGRLLPGDEIIMINDEPVSSAPRERVIDLVRSCKESIMLTVVQPFPSPKSAFISAAKKAMLKSNPVKVRFAEEVIVNGQVPNPVKDNSLLFMPNVLKVYLENGQTKSFRFDSSTSIKDVILTLQEKLSIKCIEHFSLVLEHRTEGSGSKLLLLHEQEMLTQVTQRPDCDKMKCFFRISFVPRDPVELLRRDAVAFEYLYVQSCNDVVLERFGPELKYDAALRLAALQMYILTMTTRQSQKVSLKYIQKEWGLPLFLPPAVLSSMKEKNIKKALTHILKTNQNLVPPGKKLTALQAKVHYLRYLSELRLYGGREFKSILLQGEKQTEVTLLVGPRYGISHVINTRTNLVALLADFSHVNRIEILTEDETNVRLELHVLDVRPITLIMDSSDAMNLACLTAGYYRLLVDSRRSIFSMPHSNSTGGDDNRQDRVLEWPYSTSLGDNEEPSPSHEEVYNRDSEYSDNGRRENSISPYFQESQNPDRDLGTWRSPLPPPLPPATRHKPQDSPRSSKVSFIFGGNPPLNQPKNIGYERLLESPEVPEHRPPYLHNNTACRPQDMVPFQFSGLTHVYSNIITEEGGEEPLLRDLFYRDTTDDAEDDDDASGEEDSAGGTPVGDDSGGGDKNCGNQGEGLATAAGKASFLVLSASTDDIIDLTSLPPPEGDQSVDEDDDDTLLQTLNLAIAAPPPGFRDSSDEDTAPEGRPLSTRDNDDIPVSLIDAVPTHGEGEGSMGGERRLDNAVMNTLQALEALSVSEQRPPPPPPPPNRNNPGVYTSQGLSQESSSDSGNETNSSEMTEISELAATHRLNESHMRLLVATREGYQPLLEEKTEFPILPSTAGTIQKKARSPTRHLQPPAVPPRRSPLLDTASSGPDSLVVRSQTNLSCTLQRPSSTTPGGKHHKKSADSSGKYNTFSTREGHRGESGGSCCHLEMEQRTSFCERGESQTRQSSFLEENPVADGAMNNLPNDHHRLPRPSSTTSDRLLDVANSGDCGADSGTAAAEQDEHLVVASLLSPTKTSRSEGTDQGSDIQNDHLPISRQQSVARLCEYHLAKRISNLQGETHSSLQGSLCSSLDAGGSTNSSACATPTDSPLAPGAVESKRHRLQRHPLSNSSSSLLRVLNYEDNKPGIPRGIPSQSTPGKDLHPHADPALLRKMLPNIYPPAAGAEPGRPSSATPSKHKETTGTGSKRPHNDLHAKQQACFKGLNQKEGSEAYRQLINYLTVSQMHQGGKLHSAGMGGAVKKDTRRFITSNPQLVEMVKNRGNTIARCPCMPSSISSPFLSPNLVNPTATPVQLANKNLQTYHSATLPAKLKRSSDMHAQRLNDMNESLDFRRATAERRSSFSGLESELERSGMDPEHFLSLYKREGCISRDRAFITGGNREGGGNTNRPPPRSRSQPSSSTEDWFRSDPRAKHAVRQSPQSRPNDSLCFSAAPSVSGQRAELNTISLGRGDHPSAFIRQTSTGTRACITSPIPNPQSPPPPPPPPPPPPPPPPLSLISKANSSFSKSECLQDTIHSVQSRQNHVQAVNPTMQQTDHFCNSLQRGRELKRSSSNVTASSGSVEVLFDKPARSRSQQPLSPSVPQQGETKVQRRPTRKRLSKSYSQGSVSAHTCWSAGCTVDSRRASVAFPLQKDAKHMKGSQKLDTSPWRCNGPFSYCFFKRKTEGEEDEIEWERPRRSRGENDIENGGATASAILPCGSAVDVAGEQLYGEVLNNMSFSDRLARINALKDHMYGFPSGFIDVRRDASELIALVRSSIGRCDRGPQMPLQNVSQFKQLLSVESKELGRACRRMAQAHSSPEEMLLAVTCSFQVLCCLCEACMCLVRGLGASASHQQREVVAKVDEVVMNYICLLKAAEAATVGAPGEHSVKALVRHSSTMSAIANALTRSLKTLLSK, from the exons ATGTATTCAACCCCTCAACAGCACAATATGGGAATTGATCAACAGGAGTCTTACGGTGATGACGTCCTTGTCTA cCATAAGAACAAAATGTCAGGCTGGCCGCCCCCTGGCCCGGGCTCCTGGGGTGGACTGCAGGGGCCTCCATACAGTTGGGACAGCATGACCAACACCAGGGAGGGACGGGACTTCCTCACCAA CCAAGTGTCCCAGTGCAGCTCCCTGGAGGAGGTTCACCTGGATGGGGTCCCCCCCGCACCTCGCCTGGTAGAGATGAGACGGGACCCAGTCTTGGGCTTTGGTTTTGTGGCAGGCAGTGAGAAACCAGTGGTGGTCCGCTCTGTCACACCAG GTGGTCCATCAGAGGGTAGGCTGTTGCCAGGTGATGAGATCATCATGATCAACGATGAACCCGTCAGCTCAGCTCCTAGAGAGCGAGTCATCGACCTCGTCAG GAGCTGCAAAGAATCCATCATGTTGACTGTTGTCCAACCGTTTCCC TCCCCTAAATCAGCGTTCATCAGTGCAGCCAAAAAAGCCATGCTCAAGTCCAATCCGGTCAAAGTGCGCTTTGCAGAAGAGGTCATTGTAAACGGCCAGGTTCCA AACCCGGTGAAGGACAACTCTCTTCTGTTCATGCCAAATGTCCTGAAGGTCTATCTGGAGAACGGGCAGACAAAGTCTTTTCGCTTCGACAGCAGTACCTCtatcaag GATGTGATCCTGACCCTGCAAGAGaagctgtcaatcaaatgcATCGAGCACTTCTCCCTGGTGTTGGAGCACAGGACGGAAGGCTCTGGAAGCAAACTGCTTCTCCTGCATGAACAGGAGATGCTTACTCAG GTGACACAGAGGCCTGACTGTGACAAGATGAAGTGTTTCTTTAGGATCAGCTTTGTGCCCAGGGACCCTGTGGAGCTGCTCCGGAGAGACGCTGTGGCGTTTGAATACCTCTATGTACAG AGTTGTAACGATGTGGTCTTGGAACGGTTCGGCCCGGAGCTGAAGTACGATGCTGCGCTACGATTGGCTGCTCTGCAGATGTACATCCTAACCATGACAACCAGACAAAGCCAGAAGGTCTCCCTAAAATACATCCA AAAGGAGTGGGGGCTGCCACTGTTTCTGCCTCCTGCCGTGCTGTCCAGCATGAAGGAGAAAAACATCAAGaaggctctgacacacataCTGAAAACCAACCAAAACCTTGTGCCTCCAGGGAAAAAA CTGACCGCGCTACAGGCCAAGGTGCACTACCTGAGGTACCTCAGCGAACTCAGACTTTATGGAGGGAGGGAGTTCAAATCAATACTTTTG CAAGGCGAGAAGCAGACAGAGGTGACGCTGTTGGTGGGCCCCCGTTACGGCATCAGTCATGTCATCAACACCCGGACCAACCTAGTGGCCCTGTTGGCCGACTTCAGCCATGTCAACCGCATAGAGATCCTCACTGAGGATGAGACCAACGTCCGACTGGAGCTGCATGTTCTGGATGTCAGG ccCATCACACTGATCATGGACTCCAGTGATGCAATGAACCTTGCCTGTCTAACAGCAGGGTACTACCGCCTCCTAGTGGATTCAAGGAGATCTATCTTCAGCATGCCCCACTCCAATAGCACAGGAGGGGATGACAATA GACAGGATCGTGTCTTGGAATGGCCATACAGCACATCTTTGGGGGACAACGAGGAGCCATCACCCAGCCACGAAGAGGTCTACAACAGGGACTCTGAGTATTCAGACAATGGACGGAGAGAAAACAGCATCTCTCCTTACTTCCAGGAATCCCAAAACCCTGACAGAGACCTTGGGACATGGAGAAGTCCGTTGCCCCCTCCTCTACCCCCAGCTACCAGACACAAACCTCAAGACTCACCTCGGAGCTCCAaagtgtcatttatttttggtgGGAACCCACCCTTGAACCAGCCAAAGAACATCGGCTATGAAAGACTGTTGGAGAGCCCCGAGGTACCCGAGCACAGACCACCCTACTTGCACAACAACACAGCCTGCCGTCCACAGGACATGGTGCCGTTTCAGTTCAGTGGTCTAACGCATGTCTATAGTAACATTATAACTGAGGAAGGCGGTGAGGAGCCACTGCTAAGGGATCTGTTTTATCGTGACACAACAGACGATGCGGAGGATGATGATGACGCTTCCGGCGAAGAAGACTCTGCAGGAGGGACACCAGTCGGTGATGACAGCGGAGGTGGGGATAAAAACTGTGGAAACCAAGGAGAAGGGTTAGCCACTGCAGCTGGCAAAGCCTCCTTCCTTGTGCTTTCAGCTTCTACAGATGACATCATCGACCTGACGTCGCTGCCTCCTCCCGAGGGAGACCAGAGCGTTGACGAGGATGACGACGACACACTGCTTCAGACACTCAACCTAGCAATTGCAGCTCCGCCACCAGGCTTTCGGGACAGTTCAGACGAGGACACTGCGCCGGAGGGAAGGCCGCTAAGCACACGTGACAATGATGACATCCCAGTATCGTTAATTGATGCTGTTCCAACACACGGGGAGGGGGAAGGCAGCATGGGAGGGGAGAGAAGGCTGGACAATGCAGTCATGAATACTCTACAGGCACTGGAGGCTCTGTCTGTCTCCGAACAGAGGCCTCcgcccccaccaccaccacccaacAGGAACAATCCAG GTGTTTACACGTCTCAAGGCCTCAGCCAAGAGTCGTCCTCTGATTCTGGCAATGAGACCAACTCCTCAGAGATGACTGAAATCTCAGAATTGGCTGCTACTCACAGGCTCAATGAGAGCCACATGCGTCTTCTGGTGGCCACAAGGGAAGGGTACCAACCTTTACTTGAGGAAAAGACAGAATTTCCCATTTTACCCAGCACAGCAGGAACAATCCAGAAGAAAGCCCGTAGTCCAACACGACACCTTCAACCTCCAGCAGTTCCTCCAAGACGAAGCCCCCTATTGGACACTGCATCATCAGGGCCGGACAGCTTGGTGGTGAGGTCCCAGACTAACCTCTCATGCACTCTACAGCGCCCAAGTTCCACCACACCAGGAGGCAAGCATCACAAAAAGTCTGCAGACTCAAGTGGGAAGTACAACACCTTCAGCACAAGGGAAGGGCATCGGGGGGAGAGTGGTGGGAGCTGCTGCCATCTTGAAATGGAGCAGCGAACTTCATTCTGTGAGAGAGGGGAGAGTCAAACAAGACAGAGTTCTTTTTTGGAAGAAAATCCTGTTGCTGATGGCGCAATGAACAATCTCCCCAACGACCATCACAGACTCCCCCGCCCTTCCTCCACTACCTCTGATCGCCTGTTAGATGTTGCCAACTCGGGGGACTGTGGTGCAGATAGTGGCACTGCAGCTGCTGAGCAAGATGAACATCTAGTTGTAGCATCATTGCTGTCCCCAACCAAAACATCCAGATCAGAGGGGACCGACCAGGGATCGGACATACAAAATGATCATCTGCCGATTTCTAGACAGCAGAGTGTTGCACGGTTGTGTGAATACCATCTAGCAAAAAGGATTTCAAATTTGCAAGGAGAAACCCACAGTTCACTACAGGGTTCTCTGTGCTCATCATTGGATGCTGGTGGCAGCACGAACAGTAGTGCCTGTGCCACCCCGACTGACTCACCTCTTGCCCCTGGTGCGGTTGAATCAAAACGACATCGCTTGCAAAGGCACCCACTTTCTAATTCCTCCTCCTCATTACTCAGAGTGCTAAACTATGAAGATAACAAACCTGGAATTCCTCGTGGCATCCCTAGCCAGAGCACTCCAGGAAAGGACCTCCACCCTCATGCAGACCCTGCCCTCCTTCGGAAAATGCTGCCCAACATTTACCCTCCTGCTGCTGGGGCTGAACCAGGCCGGCCCTCCTCAGCCACACCATCTAAGCATAAAGAGACCACAGGTACTGGGAGCAAGAGGCCCCACAATGATCTGCATGCTAAACAACAGGCCTGTTTCAAGGGCCTGAACCAGAAGGAAGGCAGTGAGGCCTACAGACAACTAATTAACTATCTAACAGTCAGCCAGATGCATCAGGGAGGGAAGCTGCACAGTGCAGGCATGGGAGGGGCAGTAAAAAAGGATACCAGGCGCTTTATCACTAGTAACCCTCAGCTTGTCGAAATGGTTAAGAATAGGGGGAACACCATTGCTCGTTGCCCATGTATGCCTTCCTCCATATCATCCCCATTCCTCAGCCCAAATTTAGTAAACCCTACTGCCACCCCAGTGCAGCTGGCAAATAAAAATCTACAGACATACCATTCTGCAACACTACCTGCCAAACTCAAAAGAAGTTCTGACATGCATGCTCAGAGACTGAATGACATGAATGAGAGTTTAGATTTCAGGCGAGCTACTGCCGAGAGGAGAAGCTCTTTTTCTGGCTTGGAAAGTGAACTAGAGAGGAGTGGTATGGACCCAGAGCACTTCCTGTCACTGTATAAGAGAGAGGGCTGTATCAGTCGTGATAGGGCATTCATTACTGGTGGAAACCGTGAGGGTGGGGGTAACACTAACCGTCCTCCACCTCGGTCAAGAAGCCAACCTAGTAGCAGCACTGAGGACTGGTTCAGATCAGACCCGAGGGCAAAGCATGCAGTTCGTCAGTCTCCTCAGTCTCGTCCTAATgattctctttgtttctctgctgccccCAGTGTAAGTGGCCAACGAGCAGAACTCAACACCATCTCACTAGGAAGAGGAGACCACCCTTCTGCTTTTATTAGGCAGACATCTACTGGCACTAGGGCTTGCATTACATCTCCGATTCCCAACCCACAatctcctccacctcccccaccaccaccaccaccaccacctcctccacctcctttGTCTCTTATCTCAAAAGCCAACTCTAGCTTCAGCAAATCGGAATGCTTGCAGGATACCATCCATTCAGTCCAGTCCCGGCAAAACCACGTTCAGGCTGTTAACCCAACCATGCAGCAGACAGATCACTTCTGCAATAGCCTGCAACGGGGACGGGAGCTAAAGCGCAGCTCCAGCAACGTGACTGCCAGCTCTGGTAGTGTGGAGGTTCTGTTTGATAAGCCTGCTCGAAGCCGGAGCCAGCAGCCATTGTCACCATCTGTGCCCCAGCAAGGTGAGACCAAAGTCCAGCGGAGGCCAACAAGGAAACGGCTCTCCAAGAGCTACTCCCAGGGATCTGTTTCTGCCCACACATGCTGGTCTGCAGGCTGTACAGTAGACAGTAGAAGGGCGTCTGTGGCATTTCCATTGCAGAAAGATGCTAAACATATGAAGGGCTCTCAAAAACTGGATACCAGTCCCTGGAGATGCAATGGGCCTTTTAGCTATTGTTTCTTTAAACGTAAGACTGAGGGAGAAGAGGATGAGATTGAGTGGGAAAGGCCCAGAAGAAGCCGTGGTGAGAACGATATTGAGAATGGCGGTGCCACTGCATCAGCCATATTGCCCTGTGGCTCGGCAGTGGATGTAGCTGGTGAGCAGCTTTATGGTGAGGTCCTCAACAACATGAGCTTTAGCGACCGTCTCGCACGAATCAATGCACTCAAGGACCACATGTATGGCTTCCCTTCCGGCTTCATTGACGTCCGCCGCGACGCCAGTGAGCTCATTGCACTGGTGAGATCCAGCATAGGTCGCTGTGATCGTGGACCCCAGATGCCTCTCCAGAACGTATCCCAGTTTAAGCAGCTCCTCTCTGTTGAGTCAAAAGAATTAGGCCGGGCATGTCGGAGGATGGCACAGGCCCACAGTAGTCCTGAGGAGATGCTGCTGGCTGTAACTTGTAGCTTTCAGGTGCTATGTTGTCTCTGCGAAGCTTGTATGTGTCTAGTTCGGGGGCTCGGAGCCTCAGCCTCACACCAACAGAGAGAGGTTGTGGCTAAGGTTGACGAGGTTGTCATGAACTACATCTGTTTACTCAAAGCTGCTGAGGCTGCGACCGTGGGAGCACCAGGGGAGCACAGCGTGAAAGCCCTGGTCCGCCACTCCAGTACCATGTCGGCCATAGCTAACGCACTCACCCGCTCCCTTAAAACGCTGCTTAGCAAGTAG
- the LOC117939339 gene encoding FERM and PDZ domain-containing protein 4-like isoform X4 has product MYSTPQQHNMGIDQQESYGDDVLVYHKNKMSGWPPPGPGSWGGLQGPPYSWDSMTNTREGRDFLTNQVSQCSSLEEVHLDGVPPAPRLVEMRRDPVLGFGFVAGSEKPVVVRSVTPGGPSEGRLLPGDEIIMINDEPVSSAPRERVIDLVRSCKESIMLTVVQPFPSPKSAFISAAKKAMLKSNPVKVRFAEEVIVNGQVPNPVKDNSLLFMPNVLKVYLENGQTKSFRFDSSTSIKDVILTLQEKLSIKCIEHFSLVLEHRTEGSGSKLLLLHEQEMLTQVTQRPDCDKMKCFFRISFVPRDPVELLRRDAVAFEYLYVQSCNDVVLERFGPELKYDAALRLAALQMYILTMTTRQSQKVSLKYIQKEWGLPLFLPPAVLSSMKEKNIKKALTHILKTNQNLVPPGKKLTALQAKVHYLRYLSELRLYGGREFKSILLQGEKQTEVTLLVGPRYGISHVINTRTNLVALLADFSHVNRIEILTEDETNVRLELHVLDVRPITLIMDSSDAMNLACLTAGYYRLLVDSRRSIFSMPHSNSTGGDDNRQDRVLEWPYSTSLGDNEEPSPSHEEVYNRDSEYSDNGRRENSISPYFQESQNPDRDLGTWRSPLPPPLPPATRHKPQDSPRSSKVSFIFGGNPPLNQPKNIGYERLLESPEVPEHRPPYLHNNTACRPQDMVPFQFSGLTHVYSNIITEEGGEEPLLRDLFYRDTTDDAEDDDDASGEEDSAGGTPVGDDSGGGDKNCGNQGEGLATAAGKASFLVLSASTDDIIDLTSLPPPEGDQSVDEDDDDTLLQTLNLAIAAPPPGFRDSSDEDTAPEGRPLSTRDNDDIPVSLIDAVPTHGEGEGSMGGERRLDNAVMNTLQALEALSVSEQRPPPPPPPPNRNNPGVYTSQGLSQESSSDSGNETNSSEMTEISELAATHRLNESHMRLLVATREGYQPLLEEKTEFPILPSTAGTIQKKARSPTRHLQPPAVPPRRSPLLDTASSGPDSLVVRSQTNLSCTLQRPSSTTPGGKHHKKSADSSGKYNTFSTREGHRGESGGSCCHLEMEQRTSFCERGESQTRQSSFLEENPVADGAMNNLPNDHHRLPRPSSTTSDRLLDVANSGDCGADSGTAAAEQDEHLVVASLLSPTKTSRSEGTDQGSDIQNDHLPISRQQSVARLCEYHLAKRISNLQGETHSSLQGSLCSSLDAGGSTNSSACATPTDSPLAPGAVESKRHRLQRHPLSNSSSSLLRVLNYEDNKPGIPRGIPSQSTPGKDLHPHADPALLRKMLPNIYPPAAGAEPGRPSSATPSKHKETTV; this is encoded by the exons ATGTATTCAACCCCTCAACAGCACAATATGGGAATTGATCAACAGGAGTCTTACGGTGATGACGTCCTTGTCTA cCATAAGAACAAAATGTCAGGCTGGCCGCCCCCTGGCCCGGGCTCCTGGGGTGGACTGCAGGGGCCTCCATACAGTTGGGACAGCATGACCAACACCAGGGAGGGACGGGACTTCCTCACCAA CCAAGTGTCCCAGTGCAGCTCCCTGGAGGAGGTTCACCTGGATGGGGTCCCCCCCGCACCTCGCCTGGTAGAGATGAGACGGGACCCAGTCTTGGGCTTTGGTTTTGTGGCAGGCAGTGAGAAACCAGTGGTGGTCCGCTCTGTCACACCAG GTGGTCCATCAGAGGGTAGGCTGTTGCCAGGTGATGAGATCATCATGATCAACGATGAACCCGTCAGCTCAGCTCCTAGAGAGCGAGTCATCGACCTCGTCAG GAGCTGCAAAGAATCCATCATGTTGACTGTTGTCCAACCGTTTCCC TCCCCTAAATCAGCGTTCATCAGTGCAGCCAAAAAAGCCATGCTCAAGTCCAATCCGGTCAAAGTGCGCTTTGCAGAAGAGGTCATTGTAAACGGCCAGGTTCCA AACCCGGTGAAGGACAACTCTCTTCTGTTCATGCCAAATGTCCTGAAGGTCTATCTGGAGAACGGGCAGACAAAGTCTTTTCGCTTCGACAGCAGTACCTCtatcaag GATGTGATCCTGACCCTGCAAGAGaagctgtcaatcaaatgcATCGAGCACTTCTCCCTGGTGTTGGAGCACAGGACGGAAGGCTCTGGAAGCAAACTGCTTCTCCTGCATGAACAGGAGATGCTTACTCAG GTGACACAGAGGCCTGACTGTGACAAGATGAAGTGTTTCTTTAGGATCAGCTTTGTGCCCAGGGACCCTGTGGAGCTGCTCCGGAGAGACGCTGTGGCGTTTGAATACCTCTATGTACAG AGTTGTAACGATGTGGTCTTGGAACGGTTCGGCCCGGAGCTGAAGTACGATGCTGCGCTACGATTGGCTGCTCTGCAGATGTACATCCTAACCATGACAACCAGACAAAGCCAGAAGGTCTCCCTAAAATACATCCA AAAGGAGTGGGGGCTGCCACTGTTTCTGCCTCCTGCCGTGCTGTCCAGCATGAAGGAGAAAAACATCAAGaaggctctgacacacataCTGAAAACCAACCAAAACCTTGTGCCTCCAGGGAAAAAA CTGACCGCGCTACAGGCCAAGGTGCACTACCTGAGGTACCTCAGCGAACTCAGACTTTATGGAGGGAGGGAGTTCAAATCAATACTTTTG CAAGGCGAGAAGCAGACAGAGGTGACGCTGTTGGTGGGCCCCCGTTACGGCATCAGTCATGTCATCAACACCCGGACCAACCTAGTGGCCCTGTTGGCCGACTTCAGCCATGTCAACCGCATAGAGATCCTCACTGAGGATGAGACCAACGTCCGACTGGAGCTGCATGTTCTGGATGTCAGG ccCATCACACTGATCATGGACTCCAGTGATGCAATGAACCTTGCCTGTCTAACAGCAGGGTACTACCGCCTCCTAGTGGATTCAAGGAGATCTATCTTCAGCATGCCCCACTCCAATAGCACAGGAGGGGATGACAATA GACAGGATCGTGTCTTGGAATGGCCATACAGCACATCTTTGGGGGACAACGAGGAGCCATCACCCAGCCACGAAGAGGTCTACAACAGGGACTCTGAGTATTCAGACAATGGACGGAGAGAAAACAGCATCTCTCCTTACTTCCAGGAATCCCAAAACCCTGACAGAGACCTTGGGACATGGAGAAGTCCGTTGCCCCCTCCTCTACCCCCAGCTACCAGACACAAACCTCAAGACTCACCTCGGAGCTCCAaagtgtcatttatttttggtgGGAACCCACCCTTGAACCAGCCAAAGAACATCGGCTATGAAAGACTGTTGGAGAGCCCCGAGGTACCCGAGCACAGACCACCCTACTTGCACAACAACACAGCCTGCCGTCCACAGGACATGGTGCCGTTTCAGTTCAGTGGTCTAACGCATGTCTATAGTAACATTATAACTGAGGAAGGCGGTGAGGAGCCACTGCTAAGGGATCTGTTTTATCGTGACACAACAGACGATGCGGAGGATGATGATGACGCTTCCGGCGAAGAAGACTCTGCAGGAGGGACACCAGTCGGTGATGACAGCGGAGGTGGGGATAAAAACTGTGGAAACCAAGGAGAAGGGTTAGCCACTGCAGCTGGCAAAGCCTCCTTCCTTGTGCTTTCAGCTTCTACAGATGACATCATCGACCTGACGTCGCTGCCTCCTCCCGAGGGAGACCAGAGCGTTGACGAGGATGACGACGACACACTGCTTCAGACACTCAACCTAGCAATTGCAGCTCCGCCACCAGGCTTTCGGGACAGTTCAGACGAGGACACTGCGCCGGAGGGAAGGCCGCTAAGCACACGTGACAATGATGACATCCCAGTATCGTTAATTGATGCTGTTCCAACACACGGGGAGGGGGAAGGCAGCATGGGAGGGGAGAGAAGGCTGGACAATGCAGTCATGAATACTCTACAGGCACTGGAGGCTCTGTCTGTCTCCGAACAGAGGCCTCcgcccccaccaccaccacccaacAGGAACAATCCAG GTGTTTACACGTCTCAAGGCCTCAGCCAAGAGTCGTCCTCTGATTCTGGCAATGAGACCAACTCCTCAGAGATGACTGAAATCTCAGAATTGGCTGCTACTCACAGGCTCAATGAGAGCCACATGCGTCTTCTGGTGGCCACAAGGGAAGGGTACCAACCTTTACTTGAGGAAAAGACAGAATTTCCCATTTTACCCAGCACAGCAGGAACAATCCAGAAGAAAGCCCGTAGTCCAACACGACACCTTCAACCTCCAGCAGTTCCTCCAAGACGAAGCCCCCTATTGGACACTGCATCATCAGGGCCGGACAGCTTGGTGGTGAGGTCCCAGACTAACCTCTCATGCACTCTACAGCGCCCAAGTTCCACCACACCAGGAGGCAAGCATCACAAAAAGTCTGCAGACTCAAGTGGGAAGTACAACACCTTCAGCACAAGGGAAGGGCATCGGGGGGAGAGTGGTGGGAGCTGCTGCCATCTTGAAATGGAGCAGCGAACTTCATTCTGTGAGAGAGGGGAGAGTCAAACAAGACAGAGTTCTTTTTTGGAAGAAAATCCTGTTGCTGATGGCGCAATGAACAATCTCCCCAACGACCATCACAGACTCCCCCGCCCTTCCTCCACTACCTCTGATCGCCTGTTAGATGTTGCCAACTCGGGGGACTGTGGTGCAGATAGTGGCACTGCAGCTGCTGAGCAAGATGAACATCTAGTTGTAGCATCATTGCTGTCCCCAACCAAAACATCCAGATCAGAGGGGACCGACCAGGGATCGGACATACAAAATGATCATCTGCCGATTTCTAGACAGCAGAGTGTTGCACGGTTGTGTGAATACCATCTAGCAAAAAGGATTTCAAATTTGCAAGGAGAAACCCACAGTTCACTACAGGGTTCTCTGTGCTCATCATTGGATGCTGGTGGCAGCACGAACAGTAGTGCCTGTGCCACCCCGACTGACTCACCTCTTGCCCCTGGTGCGGTTGAATCAAAACGACATCGCTTGCAAAGGCACCCACTTTCTAATTCCTCCTCCTCATTACTCAGAGTGCTAAACTATGAAGATAACAAACCTGGAATTCCTCGTGGCATCCCTAGCCAGAGCACTCCAGGAAAGGACCTCCACCCTCATGCAGACCCTGCCCTCCTTCGGAAAATGCTGCCCAACATTTACCCTCCTGCTGCTGGGGCTGAACCAGGCCGGCCCTCCTCAGCCACACCATCTAAGCATAAAGAGACCACAG TGTAA